One Aegilops tauschii subsp. strangulata cultivar AL8/78 chromosome 7, Aet v6.0, whole genome shotgun sequence genomic window carries:
- the LOC109765214 gene encoding cortical cell-delineating protein has translation MAPSKLALFLALNLALLAATQGCGSYCPPDVPTPPIRPPPVVPSTGGGSCPINTLKLGVCTDVLNLLKLRIGVPENEQCCPLLGGLADLDAAVCLCTAIRANILGIQLNVPIDLTLLLNQCGKKCPSDFTCPI, from the coding sequence ATGGCGCCCTCCAAGCTCGCCCTCTTTCTCGCCCTGAACCTGGCCCTCCTTGCCGCCACCCAGGGCTGTGGATCCTACTGCCCGCCGGACGTCCCTACACCGCCGATCCGCCCACCGCCCGTCGTGCCATCGACCGGCGGGGGCAGCTGCCCGATCAACACGCTGAAGCTGGGCGTGTGCACCGACGTGCTGAACCTGCTGAAGCTCAGGATTGGTGTGCCGGAGAACGAGCAGTGCTGCCCGCTCCTGGGCGGGCTCGCCGACCTCGACGCTGCCGTGTGCCTCTGCACCGCCATCAGGGCCAACATTCTCGGCATCCAGCTCAACGTGCCCATCGACCTGACCCTCCTCCTCAACCAGTGCGGCAAGAAGTGCCCCTCCGACTTCACCTGCCCCATCTGA